One stretch of Tepidibacter hydrothermalis DNA includes these proteins:
- a CDS encoding tyrosine-type recombinase/integrase: protein MKYTTDDLISSLKLRRQLFPIGSYPMEFKEAFEVFIDALISAQKSINTIQAYYFDLKTFFEFLMLNYEDIEYLSDIRPLALTRFYTYLQTERKNSYKSIVRKKMVLNVFFKYLIEQGVILERQNPIKKEEVIKSKVSNKKSPPVFLETYEIKKIFDFIKNSRSNKFYKLRNLSIISLMLYSGLRVSEIISIDLKDIEYALNHEILSIVGKGSKERKIPVLKDEILKGSLNSLYQYYIERLKLDIDTDALFVSTKKTRLTARAVQMLMKKYSTNIDLNKTVTPHKLRHTFATHLIKNGADIRKVQELLGHSSISTTQIYTHIQIDDLKDTLKEYKLDLNSLI, encoded by the coding sequence ATGAAATACACGACAGATGACTTAATCAGCAGTTTAAAACTCAGACGACAATTGTTTCCTATAGGTAGTTATCCAATGGAGTTTAAAGAAGCTTTCGAAGTGTTTATAGATGCATTAATTTCAGCTCAAAAATCCATAAATACTATACAAGCTTATTATTTCGATTTAAAGACGTTTTTTGAGTTTTTAATGCTAAACTATGAGGACATAGAATATCTTTCCGATATACGCCCTCTAGCGCTTACCCGTTTTTATACATATTTACAAACCGAAAGAAAAAATTCATACAAATCTATAGTCAGAAAAAAAATGGTACTGAACGTATTTTTTAAATATTTAATAGAACAAGGAGTAATATTAGAACGTCAAAATCCAATCAAAAAAGAAGAGGTTATAAAAAGTAAAGTTTCAAACAAAAAATCTCCACCTGTTTTTTTAGAGACATATGAAATAAAAAAAATATTCGATTTTATAAAAAACTCACGCTCTAATAAGTTTTATAAACTAAGAAATCTAAGTATAATATCACTAATGCTTTATAGTGGACTGAGAGTATCTGAAATTATAAGTATAGACTTAAAAGACATAGAATATGCACTTAACCATGAAATTTTATCTATTGTAGGAAAAGGAAGCAAAGAAAGAAAAATTCCAGTTTTAAAAGATGAAATTTTAAAAGGAAGTTTAAACTCACTATATCAATATTACATAGAAAGATTAAAACTAGATATTGATACAGATGCACTATTTGTATCAACAAAAAAAACCAGACTTACAGCAAGAGCTGTTCAAATGCTTATGAAAAAATATTCAACGAATATTGATTTAAATAAAACTGTAACACCCCATAAACTAAGACATACTTTTGCTACTCATTTAATAAAGAATGGAGCCGATATAAGGAAAGTACAAGAACTACTTGGACATTCATCTATATCAACTACTCAAATATACACTCATATACAAATAGATGATTTAAAAGATACTTTAAAAGAATATAAACTCGATTTAAATTCTTTAATATAA
- the hfq gene encoding RNA chaperone Hfq, which translates to MKNNTLNLQDLFLNQARKEKIAITIFLMNGVQLKGRVKGFDSYIIILENEGKQQMIYKHAVSTIIPNTNINLINSNNNIKK; encoded by the coding sequence TTGAAAAACAACACATTGAATTTACAGGATTTATTTTTAAATCAAGCTAGAAAAGAAAAAATAGCTATAACAATATTTTTAATGAATGGAGTTCAGTTAAAGGGTAGAGTAAAGGGATTTGATAGCTATATAATAATTTTAGAAAATGAGGGTAAACAACAAATGATTTATAAGCATGCGGTATCTACGATAATACCTAATACTAATATAAATTTAATCAACTCTAATAATAATATTAAGAAATAA
- a CDS encoding aminotransferase class I/II-fold pyridoxal phosphate-dependent enzyme, producing the protein MLKQTKDMLFDFYDIDKSVVKLSENIEEKIQHKFKEINDISEYNQYKVLKAMQKSKLNDTHFNWTTGYGYNDIGREKVEEIYSSVFNTEDAIVRPIIVNGTHALSLCISGIVRPGDEILSATGKPYDTLEEVIGIRNSKGSLKEFGVTYKQVDFLDDGEPDYINIKEKINDKTKLVLIQRSKGYSWRKSLTIDDIEKIIKTVKSVREDIIVMVDNCYGEFLEMREPTDVGADIMAGSLIKNPGGGLALTGGYIVGKKEIVELISYRLTSPGIGKECGLTFGTTRSVLQGLFLAPHTVGQALMGAIFCSKLFEELGFEVLPKPDDVRSDIIQIIKFNNADQIISFCKGIQYAAPVDSFVSPEPWPMPGYDSDVIMAAGAFVQGSSIELSADAPIKPPYNVYFQGGLTYTHSKFGSLKALTEMIKNKTIKMPTSI; encoded by the coding sequence GTGCTTAAACAAACTAAAGATATGCTGTTTGATTTTTATGATATAGATAAATCTGTCGTAAAATTAAGCGAAAATATAGAAGAAAAAATACAGCATAAATTCAAAGAGATAAATGACATAAGTGAATATAATCAATATAAGGTATTGAAAGCTATGCAAAAATCCAAACTAAATGATACTCATTTTAATTGGACTACAGGGTATGGATATAATGATATAGGAAGAGAAAAAGTAGAAGAAATTTACTCTTCTGTCTTTAATACAGAAGATGCTATAGTCAGACCTATAATAGTTAATGGAACTCACGCGTTATCGCTTTGTATAAGTGGAATAGTAAGACCTGGCGATGAAATATTATCAGCAACAGGAAAACCGTATGATACATTAGAGGAAGTTATAGGGATTAGAAATTCAAAAGGATCTTTAAAGGAATTTGGTGTAACTTACAAGCAAGTAGATTTTTTAGATGATGGAGAACCAGACTACATTAATATAAAAGAAAAAATAAACGATAAAACTAAACTTGTTTTAATACAAAGATCGAAAGGTTATAGTTGGAGAAAATCTCTTACTATAGATGATATAGAAAAAATAATAAAAACAGTTAAGTCTGTAAGAGAAGATATAATTGTAATGGTAGATAATTGTTATGGTGAATTTTTAGAAATGAGAGAACCTACTGATGTTGGTGCTGATATAATGGCTGGATCTTTAATAAAAAATCCAGGTGGAGGATTGGCTTTAACAGGAGGCTACATAGTTGGTAAGAAAGAAATAGTGGAATTAATATCATATAGACTCACATCTCCTGGAATAGGAAAAGAGTGTGGATTAACTTTTGGAACTACTAGAAGTGTTTTACAAGGTTTATTTTTAGCGCCACATACTGTAGGTCAAGCTTTGATGGGTGCTATATTTTGTTCTAAATTATTTGAAGAATTAGGTTTTGAAGTTTTGCCTAAGCCTGATGATGTTCGAAGTGATATAATACAAATAATTAAATTTAATAACGCAGATCAAATAATATCATTTTGTAAAGGCATTCAATATGCAGCTCCGGTGGATTCTTTTGTAAGTCCTGAGCCATGGCCTATGCCTGGTTATGACAGTGATGTAATAATGGCAGCAGGGGCTTTTGTTCAAGGTTCATCTATAGAACTTAGTGCAGATGCTCCTATAAAACCACCTTATAATGTATATTTCCAAGGCGGACTAACTTACACTCATTCTAAATTCGGATCGCTAAAAGCTTTAACTGAAATGATAAAAAATAAAACCATAAAAATGCCAACCTCTATATAG
- a CDS encoding glutamine synthetase, which translates to MLKELKKDTLSKLIYFIPKDKHSVEDVKEILNNHPEIEFVSLVGIDLRGNDTDEKIPSSVFLEDIDTFIQTGIQTDGSSVVLDNIATLNDAKVEIIPDKDVDWFVDYNFQNSNDETHLPVGTLRIPSFLVHNGNRVCSRSILKKSIDNFKKEILGLLCKNTAVLNSVGIEDCDEIKEIVLTSATELEFWVNTPEDKADEEKLSTSQNLKEQYWKRTQGTVRTALEKSIYLMEKYGVNPEMGHKEVGGITSVINSRGKSNHVMEQLEIDWKYSDAIQAADNELIIRNLVNDVFKHYGLEVTFAAKPIEGVAGSGEHTHLGVAAKLSNGKIVNLFSPSDMNAEYASPIGFGALMGILKNYEMLNPFVTSSNDALNRLKPGFEAPICIVSSLGKSVDNPSRNRSILVGLIRDLENPLATRFELRAPNPMSNTYIIIAASYQVMLDGIKYAVENKKTSKELEIEFSKKSGEITGYLEKHREYRSEEDVFEFYTEEQRNNLFGTPPKTVWENAKNFILHENKKKALTYNDVFTEQTIDSFRQSIINQWLRELKDRIISENMEIVRSCKKAHFEDVTDLDIVNWQKIHTLRCYLMKDKTDEKSLFTRIRDSIDEQDYDLVSTLQVEMNEKIKLLKELYITYKKNLF; encoded by the coding sequence ATGTTGAAGGAGTTAAAAAAGGATACTTTAAGCAAACTTATATATTTTATACCGAAAGATAAGCATTCAGTAGAAGATGTCAAGGAAATTTTAAATAACCATCCAGAGATAGAATTTGTATCATTAGTTGGTATAGATTTAAGAGGTAATGATACTGATGAAAAAATACCGAGTAGTGTTTTTTTAGAAGATATAGATACGTTCATTCAAACTGGAATTCAAACAGATGGTTCAAGTGTTGTTCTTGATAATATAGCAACTTTAAATGATGCTAAAGTAGAAATAATTCCAGATAAAGATGTGGATTGGTTTGTTGATTACAATTTCCAGAATTCAAATGATGAAACACATCTTCCTGTCGGTACTTTGAGAATACCTTCGTTTTTAGTACATAACGGAAATAGAGTATGCTCAAGATCTATACTAAAAAAATCTATAGATAATTTTAAGAAAGAGATTTTGGGACTGCTTTGTAAAAATACTGCTGTGTTAAATTCTGTTGGAATTGAAGATTGTGATGAAATAAAAGAAATAGTACTAACGTCAGCTACAGAACTTGAATTTTGGGTCAACACACCTGAAGATAAAGCTGATGAAGAAAAGCTTTCTACATCACAAAATCTAAAAGAACAATATTGGAAGAGAACTCAAGGTACAGTTAGAACAGCATTAGAAAAAAGTATATATTTAATGGAAAAATACGGTGTAAATCCCGAAATGGGACATAAAGAAGTGGGAGGAATAACTTCAGTTATTAACTCAAGAGGAAAATCTAATCATGTTATGGAACAGCTTGAAATAGATTGGAAATATAGCGATGCTATTCAAGCAGCGGATAATGAACTTATAATTAGAAATTTAGTAAATGATGTATTTAAACATTATGGACTAGAAGTTACATTTGCTGCAAAACCAATAGAAGGTGTAGCCGGAAGTGGAGAACATACACATTTGGGTGTAGCTGCAAAGCTAAGCAATGGAAAGATAGTGAATTTATTTTCACCATCTGATATGAATGCTGAATATGCAAGTCCTATTGGATTTGGTGCGCTAATGGGAATTTTAAAGAACTACGAAATGCTTAATCCTTTTGTAACTTCTTCAAATGATGCTTTAAATAGATTGAAACCTGGATTCGAAGCTCCTATTTGTATTGTATCATCGCTTGGAAAAAGTGTAGATAATCCATCAAGAAATAGATCTATATTAGTTGGTTTGATAAGAGATTTGGAAAATCCATTAGCTACAAGATTTGAATTGAGAGCTCCAAATCCTATGTCAAATACGTATATAATAATAGCAGCATCTTATCAAGTTATGCTTGATGGAATAAAGTATGCAGTAGAAAATAAAAAGACATCTAAAGAACTTGAAATTGAATTTTCTAAAAAATCGGGCGAAATAACTGGATATTTAGAAAAACATAGAGAATACAGAAGTGAAGAAGATGTTTTTGAATTTTATACAGAAGAACAACGAAATAATTTATTTGGAACACCTCCTAAGACTGTTTGGGAAAATGCTAAGAATTTCATTTTGCATGAAAATAAGAAAAAAGCATTAACATATAATGATGTTTTTACGGAACAAACAATAGATTCATTTAGACAATCTATTATAAATCAATGGTTGAGAGAATTGAAAGATAGAATAATAAGTGAAAATATGGAAATAGTAAGATCTTGTAAAAAAGCTCATTTTGAAGATGTTACAGATTTAGATATAGTTAATTGGCAAAAAATACACACATTAAGATGCTATCTAATGAAAGATAAAACTGATGAAAAATCTTTATTTACAAGAATAAGAGATTCAATAGATGAGCAAGATTATGATTTAGTATCTACTCTTCAAGTAGAAATGAATGAAAAAATAAAATTACTTAAAGAATTATATATAACATATAAGAAAAATTTATTTTAG
- a CDS encoding LysM peptidoglycan-binding domain-containing protein: MKKNLVYIIILFLTISLLSGFSGFKKYKNIVEYETVNVTQGDTLWNIAKENISEKEDIRDYIYMIRKVNNLESVNIHPGDQLLIPVYEKE, translated from the coding sequence ATGAAAAAGAATTTAGTTTACATAATAATATTATTTTTAACAATAAGTTTATTGAGTGGATTTTCGGGTTTTAAAAAATATAAGAATATAGTAGAGTATGAAACTGTTAATGTAACGCAAGGAGATACTCTTTGGAATATAGCAAAAGAAAATATATCTGAAAAAGAGGATATAAGAGATTATATATACATGATAAGAAAAGTTAATAATTTAGAAAGTGTAAATATACATCCTGGAGATCAACTACTAATTCCTGTTTATGAAAAAGAGTAG
- the mutL gene encoding DNA mismatch repair endonuclease MutL: MIKEINLLDEYTINKIAAGEVVERPSSVVKELVENSIDAKSSKITIEISNGGKDLIRITDNGHGIPKSQVEKSFLRHATSKISQIDDLYELDSLGFRGEALASIASIARVELITRTSEDTIGVKVCIEGGVVKSNEPIGTSIGTTIIVKDLFFNTPARKKFLKSSTSENINITDMINKLCIGNPDIQFKYINNNRIMLTSPGDSNLKNTVRSIYGKKISDNLKSINIETDFLKLVGYIGNNTIYRNNKTLQHIYINGRYVKSKLILAAIYEAYKGILPINKHSICFLNLSIDAQKIDVNVHPNKLEIKFEDDQRIFNLIKIKINELLLGTNLIPKYVVNNKEIKKEENVISIDDLIIDFDKEKIDPQKIGQNETQIKIDNVEEKIIGTIMKNKNNKNIDSVLDKLYIKNVDDSLGKVDISNDSVVKEDTINFKTNSDEVNHSEGLIKKENNDFIKPNPKETIKFDVEEVKESNEEISYEYPDEKLKDLNIVGTIFNTYIICQAKESIFLIDQHAAHERIVYEEYITKFKTQNISSQMLLKPMTMELSNKDMLIIEDKLDIFIKFGFEVELFGDNSIIVRSVPNVFGLPESENFILDIIDNIDKLSNNYDFKKEQIASMACKSAIKANDRIENIEINTLIEKLKRCNNSYTCPHGRPVIVEMTKKEIEKMFKRII, from the coding sequence TTGATTAAAGAAATAAATCTTTTAGATGAATATACAATAAATAAGATAGCTGCGGGAGAGGTTGTTGAAAGACCTTCTTCTGTAGTTAAGGAATTAGTTGAAAATTCTATCGATGCAAAATCATCTAAGATAACAATAGAAATATCAAATGGTGGTAAAGATTTAATAAGAATTACAGATAATGGCCATGGCATACCTAAGAGCCAGGTTGAGAAATCATTTTTAAGACATGCTACGAGTAAAATATCTCAGATAGATGATCTTTATGAACTTGACTCACTTGGGTTTAGAGGAGAAGCTTTAGCTAGTATTGCGTCAATTGCAAGGGTTGAACTCATAACTAGAACTTCAGAAGATACAATAGGAGTGAAAGTATGTATAGAAGGTGGAGTTGTAAAAAGTAATGAACCTATAGGAACTTCTATAGGAACTACTATTATAGTTAAGGACTTGTTCTTTAATACTCCAGCTAGAAAAAAATTCTTAAAATCATCGACTAGTGAAAATATAAATATAACTGATATGATAAATAAGCTTTGCATAGGAAATCCTGATATTCAATTTAAATATATCAACAATAATAGAATTATGTTAACTAGTCCTGGGGATAGTAACCTTAAAAACACAGTTAGATCTATTTATGGAAAGAAAATTTCTGATAATTTGAAAAGTATAAATATTGAGACTGATTTTTTAAAATTGGTAGGATATATAGGTAATAACACTATATATAGAAATAACAAAACTCTACAGCATATATATATAAATGGTCGTTATGTAAAAAGTAAACTTATATTAGCAGCTATTTATGAAGCTTATAAGGGAATACTTCCTATAAATAAGCATTCTATATGTTTTTTGAATCTATCAATAGATGCGCAAAAGATAGATGTAAATGTACATCCTAATAAATTAGAAATTAAATTTGAAGATGATCAAAGAATATTTAACTTGATAAAAATTAAGATTAATGAACTTTTGCTCGGTACAAATCTGATACCTAAGTATGTTGTAAATAATAAAGAAATTAAAAAAGAAGAAAATGTTATATCTATAGATGATTTGATAATTGATTTTGATAAAGAGAAAATAGATCCCCAAAAAATTGGGCAAAATGAAACTCAAATTAAAATAGACAATGTTGAAGAAAAAATCATTGGCACTATTATGAAAAATAAAAATAATAAAAACATAGATAGTGTCTTAGATAAGTTATATATAAAGAATGTAGATGATAGTTTAGGAAAAGTAGATATTAGTAATGATAGTGTCGTTAAAGAGGATACTATTAATTTTAAAACTAATTCAGATGAAGTTAATCATAGTGAAGGATTAATCAAAAAAGAAAATAATGATTTTATTAAACCTAATCCTAAAGAGACTATAAAATTTGATGTAGAAGAAGTTAAAGAATCTAACGAAGAAATATCTTATGAATATCCAGATGAAAAACTGAAGGACTTAAATATAGTAGGAACTATATTCAATACGTATATCATATGCCAAGCTAAAGAATCTATATTTTTAATTGACCAGCATGCTGCTCATGAAAGAATTGTATATGAAGAATATATAACTAAATTCAAAACTCAAAACATATCCAGTCAAATGCTATTAAAACCAATGACTATGGAGTTATCTAATAAAGATATGCTTATTATAGAAGATAAATTAGATATATTTATAAAATTTGGTTTTGAAGTTGAATTATTTGGAGATAATTCTATTATAGTTAGATCTGTTCCTAATGTATTTGGGTTACCTGAGTCTGAAAATTTTATATTGGATATAATAGATAATATAGACAAGTTGTCTAATAATTATGATTTTAAAAAGGAACAAATAGCATCTATGGCTTGTAAAAGTGCTATTAAAGCGAATGATAGAATTGAAAATATAGAAATAAATACTCTTATAGAAAAGTTAAAGAGATGCAATAATTCATATACTTGTCCTCACGGCAGACCTGTTATAGTAGAGATGACAAAAAAAGAAATTGAGAAAATGTTTAAGCGAATTATTTGA
- the lexA gene encoding transcriptional repressor LexA, which translates to MYSNLTDKQIEILNFLKLQINKKGYPPSVREICSAVNLKSTSTVHSHLSKLEEKGYIRKDKTKPRAIEILDSNEEDIFSRKKTIDIPLVGNVTAGSPILAIENIEELIPLPSSLIDANNTFMLRVQGDSMINAGILDGDYIIVNKQNTARNGEIVVVLTEDNESTVKRFFKEENRIRLQPENPYMEPMYFNNVKILGTLKGVFRVVK; encoded by the coding sequence ATGTATTCAAATTTAACTGATAAACAAATAGAAATTTTAAACTTTTTAAAACTACAAATCAATAAAAAGGGCTATCCACCATCTGTTAGGGAAATATGTAGTGCAGTAAATTTGAAATCAACATCTACAGTCCACTCTCATCTAAGTAAGTTAGAAGAAAAAGGATATATTCGAAAAGATAAGACAAAACCTAGAGCTATAGAAATTCTCGATTCAAATGAGGAGGATATTTTTAGCAGAAAGAAAACGATCGATATTCCTTTAGTTGGAAACGTTACGGCAGGTTCTCCTATTTTAGCTATTGAAAACATAGAAGAATTGATTCCTCTACCATCTAGTTTAATAGATGCTAACAATACTTTTATGTTAAGAGTACAGGGTGATAGTATGATTAATGCCGGAATATTAGATGGAGATTATATTATAGTAAATAAACAAAATACTGCTAGAAATGGGGAAATAGTAGTTGTTCTAACAGAAGATAACGAATCTACAGTAAAAAGATTTTTTAAAGAAGAGAACAGAATTAGACTTCAGCCAGAGAATCCTTACATGGAACCTATGTATTTTAATAATGTTAAAATATTAGGTACTTTAAAAGGTGTGTTCAGAGTAGTAAAATAA
- the miaA gene encoding tRNA (adenosine(37)-N6)-dimethylallyltransferase MiaA encodes MGRIPVVFIAGPTAVGKTDLSINLAKELNGEIISADSMQIYKYMDIGTAKITQEEMCGVKHYLIDEVEPDVEFSVVDFQKRAKKYIQEIYESGKIPIIAGGTGLYINSLIYEMDFTKSKGDTKLRDELQKEVDEYGVEYLHNKLKKLDEKSAKRIHPNNVKRVIRAIEVCLQGDEKIGDFKNDVKFNENYYPILIVLNRDRKYLYERINKRVDIMINQGLLTEVNKLLKMGYDEKMTSMQAIGYKEVIKAIQEEYSIEYAIELIKRDSRRYAKRQITWFKRYDFAEWVDLDDFSSQDEAKLLILSYIEGKLRNL; translated from the coding sequence ATGGGGAGAATACCTGTAGTATTTATAGCGGGACCTACTGCTGTTGGAAAAACGGATTTATCTATAAATTTAGCAAAAGAACTTAATGGAGAAATAATCTCTGCTGATTCTATGCAAATATATAAATATATGGATATAGGTACTGCTAAAATAACACAAGAAGAGATGTGTGGAGTAAAACATTATTTAATAGATGAAGTTGAACCTGATGTTGAGTTTTCTGTAGTTGATTTTCAAAAAAGAGCTAAAAAATATATTCAAGAAATATATGAAAGTGGAAAAATTCCTATAATAGCAGGGGGAACTGGTCTTTATATAAATTCTTTAATTTATGAAATGGATTTTACTAAATCTAAAGGAGATACAAAACTTAGAGATGAACTTCAAAAAGAAGTGGATGAATATGGAGTTGAATACCTTCATAATAAATTAAAAAAACTTGATGAAAAAAGTGCAAAAAGAATACACCCCAATAATGTGAAAAGAGTTATTAGAGCTATTGAAGTTTGCTTGCAGGGGGATGAAAAAATAGGTGACTTTAAAAATGATGTGAAGTTTAATGAAAACTACTATCCTATTCTTATAGTGTTGAATAGAGATAGAAAATACCTTTATGAAAGAATAAATAAAAGAGTTGACATTATGATAAATCAAGGTCTTTTAACTGAAGTAAACAAGCTTTTAAAAATGGGCTATGATGAAAAAATGACTTCTATGCAGGCTATAGGATATAAAGAAGTAATTAAAGCTATACAAGAAGAGTATTCTATAGAATATGCTATTGAGTTGATAAAAAGAGACAGTAGAAGATATGCAAAAAGGCAAATAACATGGTTTAAAAGGTATGATTTTGCAGAATGGGTAGATTTAGACGATTTTTCGAGTCAAGATGAAGCCAAATTATTAATTTTATCTTATATAGAAGGAAAATTAAGAAATTTATAG
- a CDS encoding alanine/glycine:cation symporter family protein, which translates to MDLLALIKGINDILWGKLLVFVLCGASILFTFSFKFVQIRMFKKAFKHTFGGISLKGNKADDDGMSSFQALATAIAGQVGTGNLAGAATAIAAGGPGAIFWMWVSAFFGFGTSFSEAVISQKYKTKVDGQICGGPAYYIDKGLNSKFLASFFAIAMILSAGLTGGMIQSNSIAGAFKMAFNVPGIVVGVVIAGITFLVISGGIGRIASVTEKLVPIMALLFIIGSLIIIGINAANIIPAFKMIFLGAFNPKAATGGLIGVGMKEAMRYGVARGLFSNEAGMGSSPHAHAVAKVNHPVEQGLVSIVGVFIDTFVILTLTALVILTTGALDGSTTGIELTQQAFVNGLGSFGGIFIAISLFFFAFSTIIGWYFYGELNVKYLAGIKGVKFYKLFIVTVLVLGTLLEVPVVWQLADTVNGLMVIPNIIALVYLLKVTKASLIDFENKEKEKRKTSA; encoded by the coding sequence ATGGATTTATTAGCATTAATAAAAGGTATTAATGACATTTTATGGGGTAAATTATTGGTATTTGTATTGTGCGGAGCAAGTATATTGTTTACATTTTCATTTAAGTTTGTCCAAATAAGAATGTTTAAAAAAGCTTTCAAGCATACTTTTGGAGGCATATCACTAAAAGGGAATAAGGCGGATGATGATGGGATGTCCTCTTTCCAAGCTTTAGCAACAGCAATAGCAGGACAAGTTGGAACAGGTAATTTAGCAGGAGCTGCAACAGCTATTGCAGCAGGAGGTCCTGGAGCTATATTTTGGATGTGGGTAAGTGCATTCTTTGGGTTTGGAACGAGTTTTAGCGAGGCAGTTATTTCTCAAAAATATAAAACTAAAGTAGATGGTCAAATATGTGGAGGACCAGCATACTATATAGATAAAGGGCTTAATAGTAAATTCTTAGCATCATTTTTTGCAATAGCAATGATATTATCAGCTGGTTTGACTGGAGGTATGATTCAATCTAATTCAATAGCTGGAGCTTTTAAAATGGCATTCAACGTACCGGGGATAGTTGTGGGTGTTGTAATTGCTGGAATAACTTTCTTGGTTATTTCTGGAGGAATAGGACGTATAGCATCTGTTACAGAAAAACTGGTTCCAATAATGGCTTTATTATTTATAATAGGTAGTTTAATAATAATAGGAATAAATGCAGCAAATATAATACCTGCATTTAAAATGATTTTCTTAGGAGCATTTAATCCAAAAGCAGCTACTGGAGGATTAATAGGTGTTGGTATGAAAGAAGCTATGAGATACGGAGTTGCTAGAGGATTGTTTTCAAACGAAGCAGGTATGGGGTCATCTCCACATGCACATGCTGTTGCAAAAGTTAATCATCCTGTAGAACAAGGTTTAGTATCTATAGTAGGAGTTTTTATAGATACATTCGTAATATTAACTTTAACAGCTTTAGTTATACTTACAACTGGAGCTTTAGATGGTAGTACTACTGGAATTGAATTAACTCAGCAAGCTTTTGTAAATGGTCTTGGAAGTTTTGGAGGGATATTCATCGCAATTTCTTTATTTTTCTTTGCATTCTCAACTATAATAGGATGGTACTTCTATGGTGAATTAAATGTTAAGTATTTAGCTGGTATAAAAGGAGTTAAGTTTTATAAATTATTTATAGTAACAGTATTGGTTCTTGGAACTTTACTAGAAGTACCTGTTGTTTGGCAATTAGCAGATACTGTTAATGGACTTATGGTTATTCCAAATATAATTGCTCTTGTTTACTTATTAAAAGTTACAAAGGCAAGTTTAATAGACTTTGAAAATAAAGAGAAAGAAAAAAGAAAAACTAGCGCTTAG